From Topomyia yanbarensis strain Yona2022 chromosome 1, ASM3024719v1, whole genome shotgun sequence, one genomic window encodes:
- the LOC131684976 gene encoding 2',5'-phosphodiesterase 12-like, whose protein sequence is MLFLLVPCFRIKNCSSGTISSLILLRKTHYEPLRSVSSFVLRHRYNMNIAYFRQLPNEEQCSISFHLVNERYKINKVFNFCRNVTENIDASAERMRANIEKELKKRTNKKRKANVGTASEELVKTDPVPEMSSSVSEVSVRFFDMEKEQDVKDMPFSELIEKIQVERHILLKVLDDDFRITLNSPSVQTISLPQSILAGFYVYPSKLELIFADKDQSDFQWFRGRMPKSNNAQLIEWEMVATGYSYLVSPADVGHHLKFVCIPKTSQEVGTLSEVISATEVQAGPGQCPFEVRHLFTQSKLANQYQFRVVTYNILADTYADSDYSRTELFGYCPNYALHIDYRKQLFIKEIVGYNADIICLQEVDRKIFDLDLLPVLRLKNFDGNFKAKGNTAEGLAIFYDVNRFEALDSQGITIGECLETLEQFQGLWNQIKTNEKLAARIKARSQAVSFTLLRCRQNPLKHLLVANTHFYFHPDADHIRLLQGGFAMLYIRDMYERFERELQLDRAHFGIVFCGDFNSTPECGMYRLMTERFVGDEMADWQSNEEEAVRGVTLSQPFPFQSACGCPKFTNYTIGFQACIDYIYYQCDVLRVNDVVPLPSEEELLAYDAIPSPVFPSDHVALVASLEWTNKS, encoded by the exons GTTTTAGAATTAAAAACTGCTCCTCTGGCACTATTAGCAGTTTAATTTTACTTAGAAAAACACATTACGAaccgctaagatccgtctccAGTTTCGTTCTGCGCCATCGGTACAACATGAATATCGCTTATTTTCGTCAACTTCCCAACGAGGAACAGTGTTCTATCAGCTTTCATTTGGTCAACGAAAGGTACAAAATCAACAAGGTTTTTAACTTTTGTCGGAATGTCACCGAAAATATTGATGCCAGTGCCGAGCGGATGCGAGCTAATATTGAAAAGGAGCTGAAAAAAAGGACTAACAAGAAAAGGAAAGCTAACGTCGGAACTGCTTCAGAAGAGCTTGTAAAGACAGATCCCGTGCCAGAAATGAGTTCGTCTGTCAGCGAAGTTAGCGTACGATTCTTTGATATGGAAAAAGAACAGGATGTGAAGGACATGCCTTTTTCGGAACTAATAGAGAAAATACAAGTTGAAAGGCATATACTACTGAAGGTGCTTGACGACGATTTTCGAATAACCTTGAACTCACCATCCGTCCAGACAATCAGCTTACCGCAATCTATTCTGGCAGGATTCTACGTGTACCCTTCAAAGCTGGAACTGATATTCGCCGATAAGGATCAATCGGATTTTCAGTGGTTTCGAGGCAGAATGCCGAAATCGAACAACGCTCAGCTAATTGAGTGGGAAATGGTTGCTACCGGATATTCGTACCTGGTCAGCCCTGCCGATGTTGGTCatcatttgaaatttgtttgcaTACCGAAAACATCCCAGGAAGTGGGAACTTTGTCGGAGGTTATTTCTGCAACCGAAGTTCAAGCCGGTCCTGGCCAATGCCCTTTCGAAGTTCGTCATCTGTTCACTCAAAGTAAGCTTGCCAATCAGTACCAGTTCCGGGTTGTAACCTACAATATTCTCGCTGATACGTACGCGGACAGTGACTACAGTCGGACGGAGCTGTTCGGATATTGTCCCAACTATGCACTGCACATCGACTATAGGAAACAGCTTTTCATTAAGGAAATTGTGGGATATAATGCGGATATCATCTGCCTGCAGGAGGTTGATAGgaaaatttttgatttggacTTGCTGCCGGTGTTGCGACTCAAGAACTTTGATGGAAATTTTAAAGCCAAAGGAAACACCGCTGAGGGGTTAGCCATTTTTTACGATGTGAACCGATTTGA AGCATTGGATTCGCAGGGAATCACGATAGGAGAATGTTTGGAAACATTGGAACAGTTTCAGGGTCTATGGAATCAGATCAAAACAAACGAGAAGCTTGCGGCTCGAATTAAGGCGCGTTCGCAAGCGGTTAGCTTTACGTTGCTACGGTGTCGACAAAATCCTCTCAAGCATCTGCTCGTGGCCAACACTCACTTTTACTTTCATCCGGATGCGGATCACATTCGTCTGCTGCAGGGAGGTTTTGCTATGCTCTATATTCGCGACATGTACGAAAGATTTGAGCGCGAGTTACAGTTGGACCGAGCTCATTTTGGGATAGTATTTTGCGGGGACTTCAACAGCACTCCCGAGTGCGGAATGTATCGGCTAATGACGGAACGTTTTGTCGGTGATGAAATGGCCGACTGGCAGAGTAACGAGGAAGAGGCGGTGCGGGGAGTTACGCTATCGCAACCGTTCCCTTTTCAATCGGCTTGTGGGTGCCCGAAATTCACCAACTATACGATTGGTTTTCAGGCGTGCATCGATTACATCTATTACCAGTGCGATGTCCTGCGAGTGAACGACGTTGTTCCGCTGCCCAGCGAGGAAGAACTGCTGGCTTATGACGCCATTCCATCGCCCGTGTTTCCATCTGATCATGTTGCGCTGGTGGCCAGCCTTGAATGGACAAACAAGTCGTGA
- the LOC131684985 gene encoding DNA primase large subunit-like: protein MEFSRRSRLRPETQFNLDSVLEWLIPHNVALYVIPPMVDLTISEFESLALERLKVLRVLEQTAAKNLKPMSDEWREAIFNELNNDGLKHYVRLCQGNHSKEQDIAARRKDYLSHFILRFVYCRSEELRRWFISREMELFRLKFGGLSAQDVKDFIQKYEMSYTPLTPEQKNEIKDGLYESTVYQSIVQIEAMDFYQVRFTDVLDLVRGRKCYLKGGFAYVCANDFISIIANKHLQLLEDGLQAHLRLLPELENDERFSVMLKGLHTSYTGKDYTISKAGAVPIESLDQLSKKSYPLCMRYCHDTLRAKHHLKYGGRLQYGLFLKGIGVTMEDSLRFWREELTRGTIPIEKFEKEYAYGIRFNYGKEGSRINYSPYSCMKIITASVGPQETHGCPFKIWDSSTVKTKLTSYGLSVAHAEEIVSYVSKGHYQIACGKYHEAVHQNKLDEGILHPNQYFELSQITMGARAPKAKPSAGSNRRTFNSQDSSQIGRSQDTTTLNADDDGELWQLMESKEKDSNESEKPGSLLLIKESKTQTKSQRPAEAANEWGDDDDFDVSLVDME from the exons ATGGAGTTCTCCCGCCGAAGCCGGCTGCGACCGGAAACGCAGTTCAACCTAGATTCCGTACTCGAGTGGCTAATCCCGCACAATGTAGCCCTGTACGTAATACCACCGATGGTCGATCTGACCATTTCCGAGTTCGAGTCGCTGGCGTTGGAGCGTCTGAAGGTTTTGCGTGTGCTGGAACAGACGGCTGCCAAAAATCTAAAACCGATGTCGGACGAATGGCGGGAAGCTATTTTCAACGAGCTGAACAACGATGGGCTGAAGCACTACGTGAGGCTATGCCAGGGGAACCATTCGAAGGAGCAGGACATCGCCGCCCGAAGGAAGGATTATTTGTCGCATTTTATTCTGCGATTTGTGTATTGTCGCTCGGAAGAGTTGAGAAG ATGGTTTATTTCGCGAGAAATGGAATTGTTTCGCTTGAAGTTCGGTGGTCTTTCTGCGCAGGACGTGAAAGATTTCATTCAAAAGTATGAAATGAGTTATACGCCACTCACACCGGAGCAGAAGAACGAAATTAAGGATGGACTTTACGAAAGTACCGTTTATCAGAGTATCGTTCAGATTGAGGCGATGGATTTCTACCAAGTACGTTTCACTGACGTGCTAGATTTGGTTCGTGGTCGGAAGTGCTACCTGAAGGGCGGATTTGCGTATGTTTGTGCAAatgattttatttcgattatcgCAAACAAACACCTACAACTGCTGGAAGATGGTTTGCAAGCTCATCTCCGATTGCTACCTGAGCTGGAGAACGACGAAAGATTTTCTGTTATGCTTAAAGGTCTTCATACTTCGTATACCGGGAAAGACTACACTATTTCGAAAGCTGGAGCCGTTCCGATCGAAAGTTTAGATCAACTTTCGAAAAAATCCTACCCGCTTTGTATGCGTTACTGTCACGACACTTTACGAGCTAAACATCATTTGAAGTACGGAGGTCGACTCCAGTATGGATTGTTTTTGAAAGGTATTGGAGTAACTATGGAAGATTCGCTACGTTTCTGGCGAGAAGAGCTCACGCGTGGGACCATTCCTATAGAGAAGTTCGAGAAAGAGTACGCTTACGGTATTCGGTTCAATTACGGCAAGGAAGGTTCTCGAATCAACTATTCTCCGTATTCTTGCATGAAAATCATCACGGCAAGCGTTGGACCACAGGAAACCCATGGTTGTCCGTTCAAAATCTGGGACTCGAGTACGGTGAAAACAAAATTAACTTCCTACGGTTTGAGTGTAGCCCATGCGGAAGAAATCGTTAGTTACGTGAGCAAGGGCCACTACCAGATAGCTTGCGGAAAGTATCACGAAGCAGTTCATCAGAATAAACTAGATGAAGGAATCCTCCATCCAAACCAGTACTTCGAACTCAGTCAGATCACGATGGGAGCGCGGGCTCCAAAGGCAAAACCATCGGCGGGAAGCAACCGTAGGACGTTCAACAGTCAAGATTCTTCGCAGATCGGTCGCAGTCAAGATACGACCACACTGAACGCTGACGACGACGGGGAGCTGTGGCAGCTGATGGAGAGTAAGGAGAAGGATTCGAACGAAAGCGAGAAACCAGGAAGTTTGTTGCTGATCAAAGAGTCTAAAACGCAAACCAAGAGTCAGCGTCCAGCTGAGGCCGCTAACGAGTGGGGCGACGATGATGATTTTGATGTCAGCCTTGTAGATatggaataa